The following are encoded together in the Lepidochelys kempii isolate rLepKem1 chromosome 7, rLepKem1.hap2, whole genome shotgun sequence genome:
- the RAD54L2 gene encoding helicase ARIP4 isoform X1, with protein MSDESISGSDPDLDPDLEQEDMEEEEEEDEEAMEEDNDGDDEEDLLDENDQPQEDVFSSDHVQHGEDGEWQRSTSTTSSQSERAERLLQNQHKSLASEDTKKKRAQKPSHMRRNIRKLLREDQLEAVTKAAQLEELERRKRLEQQRKDYPAAIPTVPLEFLPEEIVLRTAEATQLPPQVLAEEVICLDSTSSGSEDDTKGILHSIKDEVIELSSGEDEALQIVDSSDSANEGEDGDGTEESSGSHVNDALNQSDSLGQVIVNINHPPNEEDIFLAPQLARAVKPHQIGGIRFLYDNLVESLERFKSSSGFGCILAHSMGLGKTIQVISFLDVLFRHTEAKTVLAIVPVNTLQNWLAEFNMWLPAPENLPADYNPKEIQPRFFKVHILNDEHKTTAARAKVVTDWVTDGGVLLMGYEMYRLLSLKKSFATGRKKKTKKQTGPVIIDLDEEDRQQELLKGIEKALSRPGPDVVICDEGHRIKNCHASTSQALKNIRSRRRVVLTGYPLQNNLIEYWCMVDFVRPDFLGTRQEFSNMFERPILNGQCIDSTPQDVRLMRYRSHVLHSLLEGFVQRRGHNVLKAQLPYKEEHVILVRLSKIQRALYTEFMNRFRDAGNSGWLGLNPLKAFCVCCKIWNHPDVLYEALQKENLANEQDLDVDDLGTAGTNSRCQPQGIKVKTETNALASPVGEATNSKFLQGIGFNPFQERANQVVTYEWAKDILCDYQMGVLENSPKMVLLFHLIEESVKHGDKILVFSQSLSTLSVIEEFLAKRPMPNPPGSDVQGIHNWVRNLNYYRLDGSTSASERERLINQFNDPSNSSVWLFLLSTRAGCLGVNLIGANRVVVFDASWNPCHDAQAVCRVYRYGQRKPCHIYRLVSDYTLEKKIYDRQVSKQGMSDRVVDDLNPVLNFTRREVENLLHFVEEESDPAQLALDPNKIKESVLQLACLKYPHIITKEPFQHESLLIDRKEHKLTKAEKKAAKKSYEEEKRASVPYTRPSYAQYYPASDQSLTSIPAFSQRNWRPVFKGEDKPVASVRPVQSTPIPMMPRHVPLGGVGSASGSNPTVNFPINYLQRAGVLVQKIVTTTDIVIPGTNTSTDVQARISAGESIHIIRGTKGTYIRTSDGRIFAIRTTGKPKGSEDRRTAASGSQGPSLESTSNGRHSASSPKLPNTEELTRPISPDSPEIISELQQYAEAAAARESRHNSPSTNTVHGHPARTENAATLAARGAEQRLGLHCLAPSVSSALPATSQNVDGHSVLDLRGNKRKSTSPSVPEEPARRQQKKRHLPTSVQSYEHGYPVSGGFTMPPISLNHNLTHPFPPQAGNSLYMGTGSSYYQLPNLLPDPQLVFPVTTDPLLTAGTASSSAATSATASVPSFMLNPSMTGMLPSYSLPFTQSLLPEPRMFAPFPAPVLPSSLPRSMASAYPGYMSPHSGYPAGGLLRSQVPQFESQEASEVGCSSNDDEDKDDDVIEITGK; from the exons ACCAGCCCCAGGAAGATGTGTTCAGTAGTGACCATGTTCAGCATGGGGAGGATGGGGAATGGCAACGCTCTACTTCAACTACCTCATCTCAGAGCGAGCGGGCAGAGCGACTCTTGCAGAATCAGCACAAGAGCCTGGCCTCTGAGGACACCAAAAAGAAGAGGGCTCAGAAACCTTCTCACATGAGGAGGAACATAAG AAAGCTGCTGCGGGAGGATCAGCTTGAGGCTGTGACAAAAGCAGCCCAGCTGGAAGAGTTGGAGAGAAGGAAACGGCTGGAGCAGCAGCGAAAGGACTATCCGGCAGCCATCCCCACTGTACCGCTAGAGTTCCTTCCAG AAGAAATAGTTTTAAGAACAGCAGAGGCCACTCAGCTTCCTCCTCAGGTCCTAGCTGAGGAAGTGATCTGCTTGGATAGCACCAGCAGTGGCAGTGAAGATGACACGAAAGGCATACTACATAGCATTAAAGATG AAGTGATCGAATTGAGTTCAGGAGAGGATGAGGCCCTCCAGATCGTAGACAGCAGCGACTCTGCCAACGAGGGGGAAGATGGGGATGGTACTGAAGAGAGCAGTGGCTCTCATGTGAATGATGCCTTAAATCAGTCGGATTCTCTGGGGCAGGTCATTGTCAACATCAACCATCCACCCAATGAAGAGGACATTTTCCTGGCTCCACAGCTTGCACGGGCAGTAAAGCCTCACCAG ATTGGTGGGATCCGGTTCCTGTATGATAACCTGGTGGAATCCctggagagatttaaaagcaGCAGTGGGTTTGGGTGTATCTTGGCCCATAGCATGGGGCTGGGCAAGACCATCCAGGTCATCTCTTTCTTGGATGTACTTTTCCGGCACACAGAGGCAAAGACTGTCCTTGCCATTGTACCT gTAAACACTCTCCAGAACTGGCTGGCAGAATTCAACATGTGGCTTCCCGCACCTGAAAACCTCCCTGCTGACTATAACCCAAAAGAAATTCAGCCACGCTTCTTCAAAGTCCATATCCTGAATGATGAACACAA gactaCGGCTGCCCGTGCAAAGGTGGTGACTGACTGGGTGACGGATGGCGGGGTGCTGCTGATGGGCTATGAGATGTACCGTCTCCTCTCACTGAAGAAGTCCTTTGCTACTGgcaggaagaagaaaacaaagaaacaaactggCCCTGTCATTATCGACTTAGATGAGGAGGACCGGCAGCAAGAGCTTCTGAAAG GGATTGAGAAGGCTTTATCCCGCCCTGGCCCGGATGTAGTTATCTGTGATGAGGGACACCGGATAAAGAACTGCCATGCCAGCACATCTCAGGCCCTGAAGAACATCCGCTCCAGGCGACGGGTGGTACTGACGGGCTACCCGCTCCAGAACAACCTGATTGAGTACTGGTGCATGGTAGACTTCGTCCGTCCTGACTTCTTGGGTACCCGGCAGGAGTTCAGCAACATGTTTGAACGCCCCATCCTGAACGGGCAGTGTATTGACAGTACACCGCAGGACGTCCGTCTCATGAGGTACCGCAGTCATGTCCTGCATAGTCTGCTGGAGGGGTTTGTGCAAAG GAGAGGCCATAACGTACTAAAGGCTCAGCTTCCCTATAAAGAAGAACATGTCATCCTGGTACGTCTGTCAAAAATCCAACGGGCTCTCTACACAGAGTTCATGAACCGGTTCCGGGATGCAGGCAACAGTGGCTGGCTGGGATTGAACCCGCTCAAGGCTTTCTGTGTCTGTTGTAAG ATCTGGAATCACCCAGATGTGCTGTATGAAGCGCTGCAAAAAGAGAATCTGGCAAATGAGCAGGACCTGGATGTGGATGACCTTGGCACAGCTGGAACTAATTCTCGCTGTCAACCACAAGGAATAAAAGTCAAAACAGAGACTAATGCTTTGGCATCACCAGTTGGAGAAGCTACCAACAGCAAGTTCCTTCAAGGCATTGGCTTCAACCCCTTTCAGGAGAGAGCAAATCAAGTCGTTACTTATGAGTgg GCCAAGGACATCCTGTGTGATTACCAGATGGGAGTTTTGGAGAACTCGCCCAAGATGGTGTTACTGTTCCACCTGATTGAGGAAAGTGTGAAGCACGGAGACAAGATCTTGGTCTTTAG CCAGAGTCTGTCCACATTGTCTGTCATTGAGGAGTTCTTGGCCAAGAGACCAATGCCCAATCCTCCAGGCTCAGATGTGCAAGGCATTCATAACTGGGTCCGAAATCTCAACTATTACA GACTGGATGGCAGCACTTCTGCCTCAGAAAGGGAACGATTGATTAACCAGTTCAATGACCCCAGCAACAGCTCTGTTTGGCTCTTCCTTTTGTCCACACG agcTGGGTGTTTGGGTGTCAACCTGATTGGAGCAAACAGAGTGGTGGTGTTTGATGCTTCTTGGAACCCGTGCCATGACGCACAAGCAGTATGCCGGGTGTACCGCTACGGACAAAGGAAGCCGTGCCACATTTACCGACTGGTTTCAGATTACACCCTGGAGAAGAAAATCTATGACCGCCAGGTCTCCAAGCAGGGGATGTCAG ATCGTGTTGTGGATGATCTGAATCCAGTGCTAAACTTCACCCGGAGGGAGGTGGAGAACCTGCTGCACTTCGTAGAAGAGGAGTCAGATCCTGCCCAGCTGGCATTGGACCCAAACAAGATCAAGGAGTCTGTCTTACAGCTAGCCTGTCTCAAATACCCTCACATTATCACCAAG GAGCCTTTCCAGCATGAGTCGCTGCTGATTGACCGGAAGGAGCACAAGTTGACCAAGGCAGAGAAGAAGGCAGCAAAGAAGAGTTATGAGGAAGAGAAGCGAGCATCCGTCCCCTATACCCGTCCATCCTATGCACAGTATTACCCAGCCAGTGACCAGAGCCTGACAAGCATCCCTGCCTTCAGTCAAAGGAATTG GCGACCAGTCTTCAAGGGCGAGGACAAGCCAGTGGCAAGCGTCCGCCCTGTTCAGTCCACCCCCATTCCTATGATGCCTCGGCATGTCCCGTTGGGTGGCGTGGGATCGGCATCTGGTTCCAACCCCACTGTCAACTTCCCCATCAACTATCTACAGCGAGCTGGTGTCCTTGTTCAGAAGATTGTCACCACGACAG ATATTGTGATTCCAGGCACAAACACATCCACTGATGTGCAGGCGAGAATCAGTGCTGGTGAGAGCATCCACATAATCCGAGGGACTAAAG GGACGTACATCCGCACCAGTGATGGGCGGATTTTTGCTATCCGGACCACTGGGAAGCCGAAGGGCAGTGAAGACCGTCGAACGGCTGCCTCAG GCTCTCAGGGTCCATCTCTGGAATCCACAAGCAATGGCAGACACAGTGCCTCGTCACCCAAGCTCCCTAACACAGAAGAGCTCACTCGGCCCATTTCCCCCGACAGCCCGGAGATCATCAGTGAGCTGCAGCAGTATGCTGAGGCAGCCGCTGCCCGGGAGTCTCGCCACAACTCCCCCAGCACTAACACTGTGCATGGACACCCTGCCCGGACAGAAAACGCAGCCACCTTAGCAGCCCGGGGAGCTGAGCAGCGATTGGGCCTCCATTGCTTGGCTCCGTCGGTTTCTTCAGCCCTGCCAGCCACCAGCCAGAATGTCGATGGTCACTCAGTGCTGGACTTACGGGGCAACAAGCGCAAGTCGACCTCACCCTCTGTCCCCGAGGAACCAGCCCGTCGGCAGCAGAAAAAGCGCCACCTGCCAACGTCTGTTCAGTCGTACGAACACGGGTACCCAGTCTCTGGTGGGTTCACCATGCCCCCTATCTCTTTAAACCACAACCTAACCCATCCATTTCCCCCCCAAGCAGGAAACTCCTTGTACATGGGCACTGGCTCATCCTACTACCAGCTGCCCAATTTACtaccagaccctcagctggtgttcCCTGTGACTACTGACCCTCTGCTGACAGCCGGCACcgccagctcctctgctgctaCCTCAGCCACCGCCAGCGTCCCCTCGTTCATGCTAAACCCCTCTATGACGGGGATGCTGCCCAGCTATTCGCTTCCCTTCACGCAGTCGCTCCTGCCTGAGCCCAGGATGTTTGCTCCTTTCCCAGCCCCAGTTTTGCCTAGCAGCCTTCCCAGGAGCATGGCGTCTGCCTACCCTGGCTACATGTCCCCTCATTCGGGCTACCCGGCTGGGGGCCTCCTGCGGTCCCAGGTGCCTCAGTTTGAATCCCAGGAGGCCTCAGAGGTGGGATGCAGCTCCAATGATGACGAAGACAAAGACGACGATGTAATAGAGATCACAGGGAAATAA
- the RAD54L2 gene encoding helicase ARIP4 isoform X2, which yields MLLLDESQQFPDQPQEDVFSSDHVQHGEDGEWQRSTSTTSSQSERAERLLQNQHKSLASEDTKKKRAQKPSHMRRNIRKLLREDQLEAVTKAAQLEELERRKRLEQQRKDYPAAIPTVPLEFLPEEIVLRTAEATQLPPQVLAEEVICLDSTSSGSEDDTKGILHSIKDEVIELSSGEDEALQIVDSSDSANEGEDGDGTEESSGSHVNDALNQSDSLGQVIVNINHPPNEEDIFLAPQLARAVKPHQIGGIRFLYDNLVESLERFKSSSGFGCILAHSMGLGKTIQVISFLDVLFRHTEAKTVLAIVPVNTLQNWLAEFNMWLPAPENLPADYNPKEIQPRFFKVHILNDEHKTTAARAKVVTDWVTDGGVLLMGYEMYRLLSLKKSFATGRKKKTKKQTGPVIIDLDEEDRQQELLKGIEKALSRPGPDVVICDEGHRIKNCHASTSQALKNIRSRRRVVLTGYPLQNNLIEYWCMVDFVRPDFLGTRQEFSNMFERPILNGQCIDSTPQDVRLMRYRSHVLHSLLEGFVQRRGHNVLKAQLPYKEEHVILVRLSKIQRALYTEFMNRFRDAGNSGWLGLNPLKAFCVCCKIWNHPDVLYEALQKENLANEQDLDVDDLGTAGTNSRCQPQGIKVKTETNALASPVGEATNSKFLQGIGFNPFQERANQVVTYEWAKDILCDYQMGVLENSPKMVLLFHLIEESVKHGDKILVFSQSLSTLSVIEEFLAKRPMPNPPGSDVQGIHNWVRNLNYYRLDGSTSASERERLINQFNDPSNSSVWLFLLSTRAGCLGVNLIGANRVVVFDASWNPCHDAQAVCRVYRYGQRKPCHIYRLVSDYTLEKKIYDRQVSKQGMSDRVVDDLNPVLNFTRREVENLLHFVEEESDPAQLALDPNKIKESVLQLACLKYPHIITKEPFQHESLLIDRKEHKLTKAEKKAAKKSYEEEKRASVPYTRPSYAQYYPASDQSLTSIPAFSQRNWRPVFKGEDKPVASVRPVQSTPIPMMPRHVPLGGVGSASGSNPTVNFPINYLQRAGVLVQKIVTTTDIVIPGTNTSTDVQARISAGESIHIIRGTKGTYIRTSDGRIFAIRTTGKPKGSEDRRTAASGSQGPSLESTSNGRHSASSPKLPNTEELTRPISPDSPEIISELQQYAEAAAARESRHNSPSTNTVHGHPARTENAATLAARGAEQRLGLHCLAPSVSSALPATSQNVDGHSVLDLRGNKRKSTSPSVPEEPARRQQKKRHLPTSVQSYEHGYPVSGGFTMPPISLNHNLTHPFPPQAGNSLYMGTGSSYYQLPNLLPDPQLVFPVTTDPLLTAGTASSSAATSATASVPSFMLNPSMTGMLPSYSLPFTQSLLPEPRMFAPFPAPVLPSSLPRSMASAYPGYMSPHSGYPAGGLLRSQVPQFESQEASEVGCSSNDDEDKDDDVIEITGK from the exons ACCAGCCCCAGGAAGATGTGTTCAGTAGTGACCATGTTCAGCATGGGGAGGATGGGGAATGGCAACGCTCTACTTCAACTACCTCATCTCAGAGCGAGCGGGCAGAGCGACTCTTGCAGAATCAGCACAAGAGCCTGGCCTCTGAGGACACCAAAAAGAAGAGGGCTCAGAAACCTTCTCACATGAGGAGGAACATAAG AAAGCTGCTGCGGGAGGATCAGCTTGAGGCTGTGACAAAAGCAGCCCAGCTGGAAGAGTTGGAGAGAAGGAAACGGCTGGAGCAGCAGCGAAAGGACTATCCGGCAGCCATCCCCACTGTACCGCTAGAGTTCCTTCCAG AAGAAATAGTTTTAAGAACAGCAGAGGCCACTCAGCTTCCTCCTCAGGTCCTAGCTGAGGAAGTGATCTGCTTGGATAGCACCAGCAGTGGCAGTGAAGATGACACGAAAGGCATACTACATAGCATTAAAGATG AAGTGATCGAATTGAGTTCAGGAGAGGATGAGGCCCTCCAGATCGTAGACAGCAGCGACTCTGCCAACGAGGGGGAAGATGGGGATGGTACTGAAGAGAGCAGTGGCTCTCATGTGAATGATGCCTTAAATCAGTCGGATTCTCTGGGGCAGGTCATTGTCAACATCAACCATCCACCCAATGAAGAGGACATTTTCCTGGCTCCACAGCTTGCACGGGCAGTAAAGCCTCACCAG ATTGGTGGGATCCGGTTCCTGTATGATAACCTGGTGGAATCCctggagagatttaaaagcaGCAGTGGGTTTGGGTGTATCTTGGCCCATAGCATGGGGCTGGGCAAGACCATCCAGGTCATCTCTTTCTTGGATGTACTTTTCCGGCACACAGAGGCAAAGACTGTCCTTGCCATTGTACCT gTAAACACTCTCCAGAACTGGCTGGCAGAATTCAACATGTGGCTTCCCGCACCTGAAAACCTCCCTGCTGACTATAACCCAAAAGAAATTCAGCCACGCTTCTTCAAAGTCCATATCCTGAATGATGAACACAA gactaCGGCTGCCCGTGCAAAGGTGGTGACTGACTGGGTGACGGATGGCGGGGTGCTGCTGATGGGCTATGAGATGTACCGTCTCCTCTCACTGAAGAAGTCCTTTGCTACTGgcaggaagaagaaaacaaagaaacaaactggCCCTGTCATTATCGACTTAGATGAGGAGGACCGGCAGCAAGAGCTTCTGAAAG GGATTGAGAAGGCTTTATCCCGCCCTGGCCCGGATGTAGTTATCTGTGATGAGGGACACCGGATAAAGAACTGCCATGCCAGCACATCTCAGGCCCTGAAGAACATCCGCTCCAGGCGACGGGTGGTACTGACGGGCTACCCGCTCCAGAACAACCTGATTGAGTACTGGTGCATGGTAGACTTCGTCCGTCCTGACTTCTTGGGTACCCGGCAGGAGTTCAGCAACATGTTTGAACGCCCCATCCTGAACGGGCAGTGTATTGACAGTACACCGCAGGACGTCCGTCTCATGAGGTACCGCAGTCATGTCCTGCATAGTCTGCTGGAGGGGTTTGTGCAAAG GAGAGGCCATAACGTACTAAAGGCTCAGCTTCCCTATAAAGAAGAACATGTCATCCTGGTACGTCTGTCAAAAATCCAACGGGCTCTCTACACAGAGTTCATGAACCGGTTCCGGGATGCAGGCAACAGTGGCTGGCTGGGATTGAACCCGCTCAAGGCTTTCTGTGTCTGTTGTAAG ATCTGGAATCACCCAGATGTGCTGTATGAAGCGCTGCAAAAAGAGAATCTGGCAAATGAGCAGGACCTGGATGTGGATGACCTTGGCACAGCTGGAACTAATTCTCGCTGTCAACCACAAGGAATAAAAGTCAAAACAGAGACTAATGCTTTGGCATCACCAGTTGGAGAAGCTACCAACAGCAAGTTCCTTCAAGGCATTGGCTTCAACCCCTTTCAGGAGAGAGCAAATCAAGTCGTTACTTATGAGTgg GCCAAGGACATCCTGTGTGATTACCAGATGGGAGTTTTGGAGAACTCGCCCAAGATGGTGTTACTGTTCCACCTGATTGAGGAAAGTGTGAAGCACGGAGACAAGATCTTGGTCTTTAG CCAGAGTCTGTCCACATTGTCTGTCATTGAGGAGTTCTTGGCCAAGAGACCAATGCCCAATCCTCCAGGCTCAGATGTGCAAGGCATTCATAACTGGGTCCGAAATCTCAACTATTACA GACTGGATGGCAGCACTTCTGCCTCAGAAAGGGAACGATTGATTAACCAGTTCAATGACCCCAGCAACAGCTCTGTTTGGCTCTTCCTTTTGTCCACACG agcTGGGTGTTTGGGTGTCAACCTGATTGGAGCAAACAGAGTGGTGGTGTTTGATGCTTCTTGGAACCCGTGCCATGACGCACAAGCAGTATGCCGGGTGTACCGCTACGGACAAAGGAAGCCGTGCCACATTTACCGACTGGTTTCAGATTACACCCTGGAGAAGAAAATCTATGACCGCCAGGTCTCCAAGCAGGGGATGTCAG ATCGTGTTGTGGATGATCTGAATCCAGTGCTAAACTTCACCCGGAGGGAGGTGGAGAACCTGCTGCACTTCGTAGAAGAGGAGTCAGATCCTGCCCAGCTGGCATTGGACCCAAACAAGATCAAGGAGTCTGTCTTACAGCTAGCCTGTCTCAAATACCCTCACATTATCACCAAG GAGCCTTTCCAGCATGAGTCGCTGCTGATTGACCGGAAGGAGCACAAGTTGACCAAGGCAGAGAAGAAGGCAGCAAAGAAGAGTTATGAGGAAGAGAAGCGAGCATCCGTCCCCTATACCCGTCCATCCTATGCACAGTATTACCCAGCCAGTGACCAGAGCCTGACAAGCATCCCTGCCTTCAGTCAAAGGAATTG GCGACCAGTCTTCAAGGGCGAGGACAAGCCAGTGGCAAGCGTCCGCCCTGTTCAGTCCACCCCCATTCCTATGATGCCTCGGCATGTCCCGTTGGGTGGCGTGGGATCGGCATCTGGTTCCAACCCCACTGTCAACTTCCCCATCAACTATCTACAGCGAGCTGGTGTCCTTGTTCAGAAGATTGTCACCACGACAG ATATTGTGATTCCAGGCACAAACACATCCACTGATGTGCAGGCGAGAATCAGTGCTGGTGAGAGCATCCACATAATCCGAGGGACTAAAG GGACGTACATCCGCACCAGTGATGGGCGGATTTTTGCTATCCGGACCACTGGGAAGCCGAAGGGCAGTGAAGACCGTCGAACGGCTGCCTCAG GCTCTCAGGGTCCATCTCTGGAATCCACAAGCAATGGCAGACACAGTGCCTCGTCACCCAAGCTCCCTAACACAGAAGAGCTCACTCGGCCCATTTCCCCCGACAGCCCGGAGATCATCAGTGAGCTGCAGCAGTATGCTGAGGCAGCCGCTGCCCGGGAGTCTCGCCACAACTCCCCCAGCACTAACACTGTGCATGGACACCCTGCCCGGACAGAAAACGCAGCCACCTTAGCAGCCCGGGGAGCTGAGCAGCGATTGGGCCTCCATTGCTTGGCTCCGTCGGTTTCTTCAGCCCTGCCAGCCACCAGCCAGAATGTCGATGGTCACTCAGTGCTGGACTTACGGGGCAACAAGCGCAAGTCGACCTCACCCTCTGTCCCCGAGGAACCAGCCCGTCGGCAGCAGAAAAAGCGCCACCTGCCAACGTCTGTTCAGTCGTACGAACACGGGTACCCAGTCTCTGGTGGGTTCACCATGCCCCCTATCTCTTTAAACCACAACCTAACCCATCCATTTCCCCCCCAAGCAGGAAACTCCTTGTACATGGGCACTGGCTCATCCTACTACCAGCTGCCCAATTTACtaccagaccctcagctggtgttcCCTGTGACTACTGACCCTCTGCTGACAGCCGGCACcgccagctcctctgctgctaCCTCAGCCACCGCCAGCGTCCCCTCGTTCATGCTAAACCCCTCTATGACGGGGATGCTGCCCAGCTATTCGCTTCCCTTCACGCAGTCGCTCCTGCCTGAGCCCAGGATGTTTGCTCCTTTCCCAGCCCCAGTTTTGCCTAGCAGCCTTCCCAGGAGCATGGCGTCTGCCTACCCTGGCTACATGTCCCCTCATTCGGGCTACCCGGCTGGGGGCCTCCTGCGGTCCCAGGTGCCTCAGTTTGAATCCCAGGAGGCCTCAGAGGTGGGATGCAGCTCCAATGATGACGAAGACAAAGACGACGATGTAATAGAGATCACAGGGAAATAA